In a single window of the Atlantibacter hermannii genome:
- the accB gene encoding biotin carboxyl carrier protein of acetyl-CoA carboxylase, giving the protein MDIRKIKKLIELVEESGIAELEISEGEESVRISRAPVNTGFPMMQQAYAAPMMQQPQPALSNAIAPAASPAMEAPAVAEISGHIVRSPMVGTFYRTPSPDAKSFVEVGQKVNAGDTLCIVEAMKMMNQIEADKSGVVKAILVENGQPVEFDEPLVVIE; this is encoded by the coding sequence ATGGATATTCGTAAGATTAAAAAACTGATCGAGCTGGTTGAAGAATCAGGCATTGCTGAACTGGAAATTTCTGAGGGCGAAGAGTCGGTACGTATCAGCCGCGCACCCGTTAATACCGGTTTCCCAATGATGCAGCAAGCCTACGCTGCACCGATGATGCAACAGCCGCAACCTGCGCTGTCAAACGCTATCGCGCCTGCAGCCTCTCCGGCAATGGAAGCGCCAGCCGTCGCTGAAATCAGTGGTCACATCGTACGTTCCCCAATGGTTGGTACCTTCTACCGTACCCCAAGCCCGGACGCGAAATCGTTTGTGGAAGTGGGTCAAAAAGTTAACGCTGGCGACACCCTGTGCATCGTTGAAGCAATGAAAATGATGAACCAGATTGAAGCCGACAAATCCGGTGTAGTGAAAGCTATCCTGGTAGAAAACGGTCAACCGGTAGAATTTGACGAGCCGCTGGTCGTCATCGAGTAA
- the aroQ gene encoding 3-dehydroquinate dehydratase codes for MADKFTILLLNGPNLNMLGTREPEKYGSLTLNQIVTDLKAQAEAMNVVLEDLQSNAEYVLIDRIHQAKDKVDYILINPAAFTHTSVAIRDALLAVSIPFIEIHLSNVHAREPFRHHSYLSDIAAGVICGFGADGYSYALQTAVKRLSNSN; via the coding sequence ATGGCGGACAAATTCACGATTTTGCTTTTGAACGGACCAAACCTGAACATGCTGGGTACGCGGGAGCCTGAGAAGTATGGCAGCCTCACGCTTAACCAAATTGTTACAGATTTGAAAGCTCAGGCAGAGGCAATGAATGTCGTGCTGGAAGATCTGCAATCCAACGCGGAGTATGTGTTGATTGACCGCATTCATCAGGCGAAAGACAAGGTGGATTACATTCTGATAAATCCGGCTGCGTTCACCCACACCAGTGTTGCGATTCGCGATGCGCTGTTGGCGGTGAGCATTCCGTTTATCGAAATTCACCTGAGCAACGTCCACGCCCGTGAGCCTTTCCGGCATCACTCGTATCTCTCGGATATTGCTGCCGGCGTCATCTGCGGATTCGGCGCTGACGGTTATTCATATGCTTTACAGACGGCGGTAAAACGCCTGTCAAACTCAAACTAA